The following nucleotide sequence is from Archocentrus centrarchus isolate MPI-CPG fArcCen1 chromosome 6, fArcCen1, whole genome shotgun sequence.
TGTAATTGTCTGAGCCTGTGTTTGACCCTCAGTAGGCCTTACCttgaattttctgttttgtctttttttccaggTGTGTGACTCAGACACAGTTTTAGACCCAGCTTGTACCATAGAAATGCTAAAGATCCTCGAGGAAGATCCAATGGTGGGAGGGGTTGGTGGAGATGTACAGGTAAAACACAATAttggaaaaaggaaaacagaaaagtcaCCTGAAAGTCTCTTGACACTGATTAGAGTTTAAttctccaccttctgaatcccactgtaacccctgagtatactcatgtttgtgtttaggtgtgcaGGCACAGTCGGAGgcacaatacattttttaaaaatgtattcaaattaaagaaattagatctttctttcttttttatggaTTAACATAGCGTTTGCCTTCTTTATTAAGTTGGTTCTCCAGTTTTTATGTATGCAACATGGTTCTCTCAATCTGTTTTTTGGGACTGATCAGTAACCGCAAACTGACTGTTGCTGTTGACAGCTTGTTTTGAAACACTATTGTGTCTTCTAGTGTACTTTAAATAATGGGCACCATTTGACATGCCTATAAACAAATCTAAATCCTTCTCAATAATACATTTGACCTTTTACATTGAATACATGTGAAAATAGCAAAACAATGTGATTTGGCAAGCAGGTCTTGGTCAATGTTTTTTTCAACGCAAGATAAGGCTTTGTTAAATAATTCAAAGATACATGACATGACAGACAATCCATCATGTCAGCTTGAAAGGCTCAACACAACTGTGGTTCTCATTCACTGAGAAAAGTTTGGGGCACTTTGaccaaaaacagaaatcacagctAGCTCAACAAGTGCCAGCCGCTAGTTTGTTCCAGACAAACACAATCGCATGAAGCTACAGAAGAAATCTTCTGGTGATGAACCAGAAGATTTCATAGTTGGTTACTTTAGCTTGGTATATATCCTGTTAAGGCATCTACTGTATTGTGGCTCTGTGTCATAGAGCTATATAGAAAAGTTCTGAGCAGTTCAACCAAAGAGCCATAAAGAGTTGCACAAAACAACATATAAAATCTGCTAACTGCCTATAActttgcagaaagaaaaaatattttttacatgaATTTATTAAATCTCTGCTTTGAAGTTAGAAAAAAGTCACCAGTTTTCTCCATTAGGACCAATTAAAACTGTCTACCTTGCATATGCATCTAAGAATGAGAAAGTTACTCATATTCTCCTTACCAAGTTGGCAACCCATGTAGGGATAAGAGTAGGGTTTGGCTTACATCcatatctttatatttaatttttgccTGTTTGAAATACTCAAATATAAAAtcttaacaggaaaaaaactaCAATGCAAAAATGTAGGACACTTCATTTGTAACTCTTTCTAGCTTCTGAAAATCTTTCTATTTAGTATGTGGCTTAAACAAAACCCAGCCCTAACACTAACCCTAGATGGGTCTTGGGATATATGATTACAGTGTAAACACATAACTTAAGATACAATGAAACCtgaagattttcttttcttttgttcttcaaTATATTTCTCTTCCAGATCCTCAACAAGTATGACTCATGGATCTCCTTCCTAAGCAGTGTGCGCTACTGGATGGCCTTCAACATTGAGCGCGCATGCCAGTCCTACTTTGGTTGCGTCCAGTGTATCAGCGGTCCTCTGGGGATGTACAGGAACTCCTTGCTACAGCATTTCCTTGAGCCATGGTACCACCAGACCTTCCTAGGCTCCAAATGCAGCTTTGGAGATGACCGCCACCTCACCAATCGAGTGCTCAGCTTTGGATACAAGACGAAATTCACGGCTCGATCACAATGTCAGACTGAGACACCAACCCAGTATCTGCGTTGGCTCAACCAGCAGACTCGATGGAGCAAGTCTTACTTTCGTGAATGGCTCTACAATGCCCTGTGGTTCCATAAGCACAGCCTCTGGATGACTTATGAGTCCATGGTCACTGGCTTCTTCCCATTCTTCTTGGTTGCCACAGTCATCCATCTGTTCTATCGTGGACGACTGTGGAACATCCTGCTCTTCTTACTGACGGTCCAGTTGGTTGGGATGGTGAAGGCCACATATGCCTGTTTTTTGCGTGGCAGCGTGGTCATGATCTTCATGTCACTTTACTCTCTTCTTTACATGTCCAGTCTGCTCCCTGCCAAAATATTTGCCTTGCTCACTATCAACAAGGCTGGATGGGGCACATCAGGCCGCAGAAAGATTGTGGTCAACTTCATTGGTGCTGTGCCAGTCACAGTGTGGACCATGGTGCTACTCGGAGGTGTGGCATATACGGTTTACTGTGAAACACAGGAACCATTCAGTGAGACCGAGAAAGCCTTGTTGATAGCAGGGACGATACTCTATGCCTGTTACTGGCTTATTCTGGTGGTGCTCTACTTGGCAATCGTAGCCAAACGGTGTAATAAGAAGGAAGAGCAGTATCATCTGTCATATGCAGAGGCCTAAACCAGAGAGAGACTGCTTGTCTGAGTTTCACTGCAGCATGATTCTAGCAAGGTCTCTACTCACCCT
It contains:
- the LOC115782339 gene encoding hyaluronan synthase 3-like: MSWLDRLRTGVRRKQWGHWIRKMPSRYRNALNIVVTTLFAAVVLFTILLAYVTGYQFIHTEQHHLSFGLYGAFLSLHLFLQSLFAFLEHRRMRSPAQPQHLRRSVALCIAAYQEDPDYLRKCLRSICRISFPGLKVVLVVDGNRPEDHYMMDIFQEVMGGADQAGSMVWKGNYHSDGSGGGGVGGGGGCAAHMEETAQVSRMVRGCRYSCIMQEWGGKREVMYTAFKALGDSVDYVQVCDSDTVLDPACTIEMLKILEEDPMVGGVGGDVQILNKYDSWISFLSSVRYWMAFNIERACQSYFGCVQCISGPLGMYRNSLLQHFLEPWYHQTFLGSKCSFGDDRHLTNRVLSFGYKTKFTARSQCQTETPTQYLRWLNQQTRWSKSYFREWLYNALWFHKHSLWMTYESMVTGFFPFFLVATVIHLFYRGRLWNILLFLLTVQLVGMVKATYACFLRGSVVMIFMSLYSLLYMSSLLPAKIFALLTINKAGWGTSGRRKIVVNFIGAVPVTVWTMVLLGGVAYTVYCETQEPFSETEKALLIAGTILYACYWLILVVLYLAIVAKRCNKKEEQYHLSYAEA